The DNA segment GAGGTGTgatgtggacacgcttaggctatttccttggtattGGATACGGTACGTACcgcattgcatttgagagttaaggtcaggtgcatgcatcattttgagcagtcttgattggatccatggataggtgatgaataattgttgaatgtgggtgttgaataatgaatgttgtgtaagcttatgatgtttgcctatgttttcttgctaattgtgattatttggatTTAGTATTGGTTCTTtctataatgaactcacccttgcaattttgtatcgtgtggttgatacctgtgatgatcgtgaaccttgttcgtgggagtagaATGACAGCAGTAGGGTGCAGGAAGTGAGATTTTGTTGAGGAGCCACCGAGCCGATGTGATggcgttgggattattttgggagagagttgtgttttgttaatcaactcctccatagttagTTCATGGTTCCTTTTGTTGAACTAAAGATGTAAAGCtcagatttttaattatatgtatgaacaaatttaatttctattatgtgtatgacatgtattcAGTTACTattcatatgtatatatattcactCAAGTGATGGtgtgttgtttggtgaatgtatgtcAAGACaaaaattacttctattttcataagcaaattaagggagttttcaaaataaaaattgaatttctcgaggtatttagtggtgatatcgtagcgacgaggcgggtcgctACAAAAAAACCTTTCACAAATACACATAAAATTGAACTCTTTTACCAAAGTCTTTACAAacaaacaatcctttttaaaacaGAGCTctaaactaagaaaaaatatttttttccaaaattactTGAATTTTCATTCTGACAAAATAGTTATTCATTTTGAACTTTTATtagaaacatatttattttcaaaaagaaattaaaagtttgtaaaaacacaattcaacccCCTCCTTTTTGTGGTACTTTTGTCACTTCAACAACAActtcttaatatattaatatattcaatGGGTTCGATCCTTGTAGCGTACATCTTTGAAGAGGGCAAAaatgaactttaagtgtgactAAACCTCAAATCGATCATTAGTCTTAAAGCCAGCCCAAAGGACAAAAGTTTGTGGGAATACCTAGAGATGGTTAccaatttctttttctatattaaatatatttaaatagtttatACTAAATTCAAATAACTATGTATCGATACTAATTTAACCgcacaattttctttttcattaattGTGAAATAAATTGTCAAGATTGCTTTTACTTTGGGTAGAAAACTTTTTCAACTGTTTTCTCtctaacaaatttttttcttttgctaaaAGGAAAATATCTTTATAGCCAAAATTTATGAGACTAATTCTCAAGATGTAGAGATCACTGACGTGGATTTTTTctatattaaacaaattaatagtATATATTGAACTCAAATAATTAATGTACCAATACTAATACACCTGcacaattttcttttacattaatTGTGAAATGAATTGTCAAGATTGTCTTTACTTTGGACAAACAACTTTTTCTAccgttttatatatatatatatatatatatatatatataatatttaaatttaatttaataattatatatgtaaagtTGTACATgaaatatgtttatattttaattattaaatttaagaaatattttgtatttaataaatataataattaatactatttaaataaaaatatttatttaatatttataaaaaatggatAAATGACCTATTtggttatgcatttttttatttagtttgatcttttatctttttttattcagtttagttatttatctttttaaaaaatttattttttcctttatcttatattttctgTTTAGTTTGACCATTTATcgtattttttgttcaatttaatcCTTTGGTTTATTTAAGATTGATGtcattaatcatttaaaaaaaacttttttttcagttttcttccctttccctcctgttcattttttaaaaaataaagttaattattaaatgattaatGACACCAATGTTAAATGGACTGAAGAACCaaactaaaccaaaaaaaatgttcaaaacaaattttttaacaaataaagttaatttttaattataaagagGGACACAAATAAGAaagtaattttcaataaattttagctAATAGTAAAACTGCATTAAAAAGAACAcatttgctttcttcttctctttcatcttttattatatcatttattgctagaaaaaaaaattaaatgaaaaatttattagaaccAGCCAAGGTTAtttaatatatgttgatgaaattcttttagaaactattagaatttaattttaggttAATGTTAGGATAAGGTATCCTTATATGGTAACAGGTAATGAACCGGTGTAGTATCATCGTTAGCCGTTGATCTCTTCATTAGTTACCTGTTGTTTCAATTTACAATAATTTCACCATAGGTcctaaatagttttatattttataggaaTTGCAACATATTTCctaaataatgttttatttgttCTTAATTATAAGATCATTTCAACTAATTTATGTCCCATAAGAAAAGTAGTTTGTTTagttaattacattaaatttgtcaattaattatactttaatTCTAAAATTACCCTTTCCTTATCTCACTATCCAATTAATTGCTTCTAATTAACGTTTGAAAAGAGAATAATAAGTAAGGATATGtaggaaaaaaagtaattaatatatctaGAAATTAGAAATGATCTTATAAAAATGGACAATTAAATTTCTATAAAGGGTCTTATAATTAAGGATGAATGAAGTAAGATAATATTTGACAAAAGTACAAAATTTTCATTGTTGAGGTTGAGACCATCCTTTCTTAAAGCCACACAAGTCCTCAATCATCGAAATAATCATATGCCTTTGTCACCGGCTAGTCACCCTCTTCCGCTCCATAACAGTATGTCATGTTTTGCTTCTTTTTGCACTGTAATATGATTATTTtcctatgaaaaaataaataaattacaatatGAATCTTTGGTGTTTCAAATTACAAggattatttcaaattatttggaAAAGTCTTAGGCTTAAATAATAAGATGATAATGTTTCATTTGTCTTTGGAGCTCTATTAATTTGTTCATTAATTGCTACCAATACATATGAACTAATCAAATGGATAGGGTACACATATTGAAGTAACCAAGGACTAAACAATAAGTATGCAAAATTAATATAACCGGTTAAAATTACCTCCTACAACAAGTTAGTTTTTGTGTTTCACGGTGCACTACCCATTTCAAAACATTTCTAAGAAAAAGAGTCATAGTATAAGGTGGGATGGATGAGTTACATTGTTGAATTCATGAACCCGTTACATGCAGTGCTTTTGTTTTGCTAAATCATTTATTGCTTTGactttcatttcctttttttgtcTATTTCCTAGTAATTAgagttttatttcaaatattaattaatatttgtataatatttttattattttcaaactagttatttatttttgtgattAATGAGTATCATCTcttaaattgattatatatacctttcattttccttcaGTGTAAGGATCTCTATAAGTAAAATTTTCTTTGTTCTTCAGGCTTCCAAGGTTGAGAACTCATTCATAAATAGAATTTGTAAGAGAGTTTTTTGTTATCAGGAGCCCATTCAAAATGACTACAAACACCATCGCGACTGGAAACACCAACATGACTGAAGAAGCCTCGACGAAACATGGAGGTTGTAAGATATTGGCGTTGAACTTATAATTTCATTCATGCACTTTGTTATGTTATGTGTGGtgattgtgaatttttaaaataatagttgtATTATGGATGAAAATATGGTTTTCTACTTTTGTATAGGCCATGTTTTGTTTACATTGAGAATCATTTTCCCTCTCCACACATACGTTTCAATGTAAAATTTGTGACTAAGATTATTTTGTGCACACATTCTAATCTCGTTTAAAAATTCTAAATGGGTTCTACCAAAATTTAAGTTCTAGTTTGGTCACACATAAGAGATGTGATTTTTCACATCTTCATTGAAGCAACTAGTTACAACTTCTGCATCATTTTAGCATTTGACATGATTTATTCCATATGCAACAAGTTTCCAAACACAAGGTAAAATGAACACTAAGtctcatgtataaatcatagtTTAACcaattttgattgcaaaaagtTCACATCTTTAATCTGTAGAGCTTAGATACCTTTGTGGATTTCATGATTCTACTATATGACACTTATTAGCATGTAGAAAATTATGTTTCAAATTAAAagtttggtatttttttattcttatttggCATACGCATGTCAAAAATTATATAGATGTTAGATTAATCCATGCAATTAATTCTCCATATGTGTTTGATTCATATGTAGAACAATAGAACTGTAAGAGGGCCTATGTTTATGTATCATTTGAGTTGCTTCATAGTATGTTGGTACATCCTAAGAGACTTCTTCACTTGTCTTATAATGCACTAAATGTTTATGAATCGATTGACTAATTTGTAACATGTTTTAATACATTAACACGACCTTGTGGTTTTAATTGGTTAAATACAAATTACTAATTGGACAGTTTTTTCCTTCACAACAGGCTTTGGTTCAAGGGAACGAAAGAAAAGTAAGTATTTGTGTGATCCCTACACAAACATTGGGGATTTAAGGAAACATAGAACTGATTCAAAAGTTAAACAGGAGAGCCCAACCCAGCCAATTGGATCTATAAAAATGTCTGGTGTAACCGCTACTCAACCAACTGGGTCTACAACAATGCCTAGTGTGACCCCTACCCAACCAATAGGGTCTACAACAATGCCTAGTGTGACCCCTACCCAACCAATAGGGTCTACAACAATGCCTAGTGTGACCCATACCCAGCCAATTGGATTTATAAAAATGTCTGGTGTAACCGCTACTCAACCAACTGGGTCTACAACAATGCCTAGTGTGACCCCTACCCAACCAATAGGGTCTACAACAATGCCTAGTGTGACCCCTACC comes from the Glycine soja cultivar W05 chromosome 6, ASM419377v2, whole genome shotgun sequence genome and includes:
- the LOC114414077 gene encoding DNA-directed RNA polymerase II subunit RPB1-like codes for the protein MTTNTIATGNTNMTEEASTKHGGFGSRERKKSKYLCDPYTNIGDLRKHRTDSKVKQESPTQPIGSIKMSGVTATQPTGSTTMPSVTPTQPIGSTTMPSVTPTQPIGSTTMPSVTHTQPIGFIKMSGVTATQPTGSTTMPSVTPTQPIGSTTMPSVTPTQPIGSTTMPSVTPTQPIGSISMPSVIPTQPVVSMEVPSETPPSLEFMKQRLEMMASTMESSGHTLSPRMRAKLDAGIKNLLERVNARINV